Within the Serratia sp. UGAL515B_01 genome, the region GAGTATTGCCTATTCGGTGCAAACGTTAGTCGTGAAAGCCGGTTCGGCTTTTTCAGCGTTCTTTATCGGCGTAGTGCTTGGCATTGTTGGCTACGTTCCCAACGTTGCCCAATCCGCAGAAACCGTCATCGGGATGCAAATCATCATGATCGCCCTACCTGCGCTGTTCTTCTGTATCACTCTGTTCATTTACTTCCGGTTTTATAAACTTAACGGGAACTTCCAATACACCATCCAAACTCACTTACAGGATAAATATCATCAGGTTGAGGAAGAGCATACCCAAGAAATCAAACACATACTGTTGCCCGAAGCAAAGGGGTAAACATGGAGTGGGTTTCTCTCATCGGCTACTTTGCAGCGTGTCTGACAACACTTTCGTTTCTGCCACAGGCCATCAAGGTGATCTCGACACGAAACACTCAAGGTATTTCACTATTAATGTATGGCATGTTTGTTCTGGGCGTACTGATGTGGCTGATTTACGGGGTTTTGATCGACAACCTGACAGTCAGCCTGGCTAACTTGCTGACTTTGCTGTTTGCACTACCGATTCTGATCATCAAGTACCAAAATCGTTGAACTGCTCGCCTTTTCTCTTGCACGGTAAATGAGCAGGAGAAAAGGCACTCAGGAAATACAGATATAAAGTCAATCGAGATCAATCCAGGCGTGGGTAGGCATCGGCAATTTTATCCCCGGTGAAATGGGCAACCCACCCTTGCGGGTTATTAAACAGACGGATAGCAGTAAAATTTGGCGCAGACCCCATATCAAACCAGTGGCGGGTATTGGCTGGTACAGAGAGCAAATCGTTTTTCTCGCACAGGACCTGGAAAATCTTGCCTTCTAGATGCAGGCAGAACAGCCCCGCTCCCTCAACAAAAAAACGTACCTCGTCTTCACCGTGAGTGTGTTCAGCAAGAAACTTTTCGCGTAGTGCTTCACGCTGGTCGTTGTCTGGCCGCATACTAATCACATCCCAGCTCTGATACCCCTTCTCTGCGACCAGCCGATCGATTTCACGCTGATAAGCAGCAATGACCGCTTCTGGTTGTGGAGCATTTCCCAACTCGCGATCGGCCTGCCAACGCTCAAAACGCACACCAATCTGGGCAAGTTGTTGTTGGATAGCCTGAGCGTCATTGCTCTGCCACACTGCCTGTTGCGGTTCTTTATCACTAAAAATGGTCAATCCACTCATGAGGCAAACTCCCCTAACTTGATGTGATCAAAACGGTTAACCTGCGGATGCAGGCTTTGCGGATCGGCTGCGTCACGGATCAATTGACAGGTGTGCCAGCCTGCTACCCGCGCCGCATCCAGTTCCTGATGGATATCGGAAAGGAATAATAACTCCGCCGGGGAAATACCTATTGTCCTGGCTATATTCTGGTACGACGCCGTTTCACGCTTTGCACCGACATGAGTATCGAAGTAGCCGCTGAATAATGGCCGCAAATCACCGGCATCGCTATAACCAAACAGCAGCTGTTGTGCCTCTAC harbors:
- a CDS encoding SemiSWEET transporter → MEWVSLIGYFAACLTTLSFLPQAIKVISTRNTQGISLLMYGMFVLGVLMWLIYGVLIDNLTVSLANLLTLLFALPILIIKYQNR
- a CDS encoding acireductone dioxygenase encodes the protein MSGLTIFSDKEPQQAVWQSNDAQAIQQQLAQIGVRFERWQADRELGNAPQPEAVIAAYQREIDRLVAEKGYQSWDVISMRPDNDQREALREKFLAEHTHGEDEVRFFVEGAGLFCLHLEGKIFQVLCEKNDLLSVPANTRHWFDMGSAPNFTAIRLFNNPQGWVAHFTGDKIADAYPRLD